The proteins below come from a single Chloroflexota bacterium genomic window:
- a CDS encoding PIG-L family deacetylase: protein MIGALFISPHFDDAVFSCGGQIYDRARRGERVVVATICAAPPPAGQLSPFAASLHERWSQSGLFNFDRAAEDRAALAVLGATPVHLNFHDCIYRRAPEGDWLYDSEAAIFGKLSPRESAMADEVAAALAAVGPLAPGAEIYLPFGVGNHVDHQLARLAAERWLSQTGQSFHHYADYPYAQSVAGGAEVAITESAKKAKLQAVRAYTSQLSSFWADDAKLTESAGNWTERLFD, encoded by the coding sequence ATGATCGGCGCTCTCTTCATCTCCCCTCATTTTGACGACGCCGTCTTTTCCTGTGGCGGCCAAATCTACGACCGGGCACGGCGCGGCGAGCGCGTCGTTGTTGCCACCATTTGCGCCGCGCCGCCGCCTGCCGGTCAGCTTTCTCCCTTCGCCGCCAGCTTGCACGAACGCTGGAGCCAGTCTGGTCTGTTCAACTTTGATCGCGCCGCCGAAGATCGGGCGGCGCTGGCCGTGCTGGGCGCGACTCCGGTTCACCTCAACTTCCACGATTGCATTTACCGGCGCGCACCTGAAGGCGATTGGCTGTATGACTCTGAAGCCGCCATCTTTGGCAAGTTGTCGCCCCGCGAGTCGGCGATGGCTGACGAGGTAGCGGCGGCCCTGGCCGCCGTCGGGCCGCTGGCTCCGGGCGCAGAAATCTACCTTCCATTTGGAGTCGGCAACCACGTGGATCACCAATTGGCGCGTTTGGCCGCTGAAAGATGGTTGTCCCAAACCGGGCAGAGCTTTCATCATTACGCCGATTATCCTTACGCTCAGTCGGTGGCTGGCGGGGCCGAGGTGGCGATCACAGAATCGGCGAAAAAGGCCAAGCTTCAGGCGGTTCGAGCCTATACTTCTCAGCTTTCCAGTTTTTGGGCCGACGACGCAAAATTGACGGAATCGGCGGGAAATTGGACTGAACGCCTGTTCGACTGA